Proteins encoded by one window of Pyxidicoccus trucidator:
- a CDS encoding protein kinase domain-containing protein gives MPDWTGDEKGHEGSAPGVEPDVEALDREDFEDTFLRRVARASVPPRLPVPGMRMGDRDGRRYEVLEELGGGAMGQVFRARDTVLQRLVALKFLIPHESLAEAPMIELLRQEGRAIAQLDHEHIVRIFNVDVWSSEPGEPPVPFLVMECLEGESLSALLRRGRPGPRRALEILDAVAAGLAHAHEHHIVHRDLKPSNVFITRKGVVKILDFGLAWLAAASAPPDVSLSTAGTPPYMSPEQWRGEAQDARTDLWSAGVLLFELLTGEPPYVGSPEEIRARVISKAPAPSARERVPALTEEVDRLLMSLLAKAPEERLGSAVELRERLRQVEEGPSSRRQVSRIAAPQRRQVTLVACRLADVAGLTSHLDAEDVGELEAAFHRSCTEVFTEHGGTVVLCVGEEVLGCFGHPAAREDDSERAMNAGLRLATTVAPALQESLLLAPGRELALQVGIHTDMVVLDDTSIQGEAPRMVTWIARQAKPGTVYLSDSTLALVRGAFVTQPLDSMRFTGLSGVRDVKLHQLLRPRRTASRFDRSLVARPLTPLVGRRSELQRLMGWWQEARGGHGVCGLITGEAGMGKSRLLRELRERVPSFMAIRLRCQCWPQATTSAFAPIIDLLRHLLHLDVEGSPNQHRARLEAGLGALGLGHQRTWVLSSLVGLSGEEGAPHLRYTPDRLKQDTLEALTALLLRLGEDRPVLAEVEDLHWADPSTLQLLGVLLERLPRTRTCLLLTARPDFRPPWPVSGDIRRLALERLPAAIAGELVRRAAGRQGLPSELVAHLVAKTDGVPLFAEELTRTVVERPPGEQGAPATLALSVPLSLRELLITRLDRLPGPRKELAQLCAVVGRSFSYALIAALSGWSDTALRNDLAELVSEGLLQPEEGLEPRFGFRHALIQDVATDSLPKQQRRLYHRRVARVLAEQFPEVSEAQPELLAWHYSGSGQTEAALRWWARAGELASRRSANVEALSHFRQALELLLTLPPSRERSGQELKLLCAMGLPLVQVQGYHSAEGEQLYTRMLALMRELEDDLPRLEPPYWVPFSYAFARARWSEAHEVAERLVRLGRGHGQRELLALGYRMMAVDFFTWGQVPAALEHVELALAFSDFGLEHHQVLAVKHWVNPRVAALAYGAVVHAVVDAPERSREYGRQALRLAMDIGHPNTTAFALLYVSLACQLRREPHEALELCDRNIALSREHHFRLWLGWASLIRGWAQAMMGSAREGLALMQSALTQWRRSGFAAGLPHFLGMLAEIHLLLGQAEEALDTVREALALVESTEERSYEAMLRGLEAEALGGLGRDREAEAAFARALSVAEAQGALGYGRLVREGRIGHPRVELPMPSTTRLEDSAPGS, from the coding sequence ATGCCAGATTGGACCGGTGACGAGAAGGGACATGAGGGCTCCGCGCCGGGGGTGGAGCCGGACGTGGAAGCGCTCGACCGGGAGGACTTCGAGGACACGTTCCTAAGGCGCGTGGCACGGGCCTCCGTGCCTCCGCGCCTGCCCGTGCCCGGCATGCGGATGGGGGACCGCGACGGGCGGCGCTACGAGGTGCTCGAGGAGCTTGGCGGCGGTGCCATGGGACAGGTCTTCCGTGCGCGCGACACCGTGCTGCAGCGGCTGGTGGCGCTGAAGTTCCTCATCCCCCACGAGTCCCTGGCCGAGGCGCCGATGATCGAGCTGCTGCGGCAGGAGGGCCGGGCGATTGCCCAGCTGGACCACGAGCACATCGTCCGCATCTTCAACGTGGACGTCTGGAGCAGTGAGCCAGGGGAGCCCCCGGTCCCCTTCCTCGTCATGGAGTGCCTGGAGGGCGAGTCCCTGTCCGCCCTGCTGCGGCGCGGAAGGCCGGGGCCCCGACGGGCCCTGGAGATTCTCGACGCGGTGGCCGCGGGGCTGGCGCACGCGCACGAGCACCACATCGTCCACCGCGACCTCAAGCCCAGCAACGTCTTCATCACCCGCAAGGGCGTGGTGAAGATTCTCGACTTCGGCCTCGCCTGGCTCGCCGCCGCCAGCGCGCCGCCGGACGTGTCGCTGTCCACCGCGGGCACGCCGCCGTACATGTCGCCCGAGCAGTGGCGGGGGGAGGCGCAGGACGCGCGCACCGACCTGTGGTCGGCCGGCGTCCTCCTGTTCGAGCTGCTCACCGGAGAGCCGCCGTACGTGGGCTCGCCAGAGGAGATTCGCGCGCGCGTCATCTCCAAGGCGCCGGCCCCGTCCGCGCGGGAGCGGGTCCCCGCGCTGACGGAGGAGGTGGACCGGCTGCTGATGTCGCTGCTGGCCAAGGCTCCCGAGGAGCGGCTCGGCTCCGCGGTGGAGCTGCGCGAGCGGCTGCGCCAGGTGGAAGAGGGGCCCTCCTCCCGGCGGCAGGTGTCCCGAATCGCGGCACCGCAGCGGCGGCAGGTGACGCTGGTGGCCTGCCGGCTCGCGGACGTGGCCGGGCTGACGTCGCACCTCGACGCGGAGGACGTGGGCGAGCTGGAGGCCGCGTTCCACCGGAGCTGCACGGAGGTCTTCACCGAGCACGGGGGCACCGTCGTCCTGTGCGTGGGGGAGGAGGTGCTCGGCTGCTTCGGGCACCCGGCGGCGAGGGAGGACGACTCGGAGCGCGCGATGAACGCGGGGCTGCGGCTGGCGACCACGGTGGCGCCGGCGCTCCAGGAGTCCCTCCTGCTGGCCCCGGGCCGCGAGCTGGCCCTGCAGGTGGGCATCCACACCGACATGGTGGTGCTGGACGACACGTCCATCCAGGGCGAGGCCCCGCGCATGGTCACCTGGATTGCCCGGCAGGCGAAGCCCGGCACCGTGTACCTCAGCGACTCCACGCTGGCGCTGGTGCGCGGGGCCTTCGTCACCCAGCCCCTGGACTCGATGCGCTTCACCGGGCTGTCGGGCGTGCGCGACGTGAAGCTCCACCAGTTGCTGCGCCCACGCCGCACCGCGAGCCGGTTCGACCGCTCGCTGGTGGCGCGCCCGCTCACCCCGCTGGTGGGGCGGCGCTCGGAGCTGCAGCGGCTGATGGGCTGGTGGCAGGAGGCGCGTGGGGGGCATGGCGTCTGCGGCCTCATCACCGGCGAGGCGGGCATGGGCAAGTCGCGCCTGCTGCGCGAGCTGCGCGAGCGCGTGCCCTCCTTCATGGCCATCCGCCTGCGGTGCCAGTGCTGGCCCCAGGCGACCACCAGCGCCTTCGCCCCCATCATCGACCTGCTGCGCCACCTGCTCCACCTGGACGTGGAAGGCTCGCCGAACCAGCACCGGGCGCGGCTGGAGGCCGGGCTGGGCGCGCTCGGGCTGGGCCACCAGCGCACGTGGGTGCTGTCGAGCCTGGTGGGCCTGTCCGGTGAGGAAGGCGCGCCGCACCTGCGCTACACGCCGGACCGGCTGAAGCAGGACACGCTGGAGGCGCTGACCGCCCTGCTGCTGCGGTTGGGAGAGGACCGGCCGGTGCTGGCCGAGGTGGAGGACCTGCACTGGGCGGACCCGTCCACGCTCCAGCTCCTGGGCGTGCTCCTGGAGCGGCTCCCCCGCACGCGCACGTGCCTGCTGCTGACCGCGCGCCCGGACTTCCGGCCGCCCTGGCCCGTGAGTGGGGACATCCGCCGGCTCGCGCTGGAGCGCCTTCCGGCCGCCATCGCCGGAGAGCTGGTGCGCAGGGCCGCCGGACGTCAGGGACTGCCCTCGGAGCTGGTGGCGCACCTGGTGGCCAAGACGGACGGCGTCCCCCTCTTCGCGGAGGAGCTGACGCGCACGGTGGTGGAGCGTCCTCCCGGCGAGCAGGGGGCGCCCGCCACGCTGGCCCTCTCCGTTCCGCTGTCCCTGCGCGAGCTGCTCATCACCCGGTTGGATCGGCTCCCCGGGCCGCGCAAGGAGCTGGCCCAGCTGTGCGCCGTCGTGGGGCGGAGCTTCTCGTACGCGCTCATCGCCGCGCTGTCCGGCTGGAGTGACACGGCGCTGCGCAATGACCTGGCCGAGCTCGTCTCGGAAGGGCTGCTCCAGCCCGAGGAGGGACTGGAGCCGCGCTTCGGCTTCCGGCACGCCCTCATCCAGGACGTGGCGACGGACTCGCTGCCCAAGCAGCAGCGGCGGCTGTACCACCGGCGCGTGGCCCGCGTGCTGGCGGAGCAGTTCCCCGAGGTGTCCGAGGCGCAGCCGGAGCTGTTGGCCTGGCACTACTCGGGGTCGGGACAGACGGAGGCGGCCTTGCGCTGGTGGGCCCGCGCGGGCGAGCTGGCCAGCCGGCGCTCGGCGAACGTGGAGGCCCTCAGCCACTTCCGGCAGGCGCTGGAGCTGCTGCTCACGCTGCCGCCCTCGCGCGAGCGCTCCGGACAGGAGCTGAAGCTGCTCTGCGCCATGGGGCTGCCGCTGGTGCAGGTGCAGGGCTACCACTCGGCCGAGGGCGAGCAGCTCTACACGCGGATGCTGGCGCTGATGCGCGAGCTGGAGGACGACCTGCCCCGGCTGGAGCCGCCCTACTGGGTGCCCTTCTCGTACGCCTTCGCGCGGGCGCGGTGGAGCGAGGCGCACGAGGTGGCGGAGCGGCTGGTGCGGCTGGGCCGTGGCCACGGCCAGCGGGAGCTGCTGGCGCTGGGCTACCGGATGATGGCCGTCGACTTCTTCACCTGGGGGCAGGTGCCCGCCGCGCTGGAGCATGTGGAGCTGGCGCTCGCGTTCTCCGACTTCGGGCTGGAGCATCACCAGGTGCTGGCGGTGAAGCACTGGGTCAACCCCCGCGTGGCGGCCCTGGCGTACGGGGCGGTGGTGCACGCGGTGGTGGACGCGCCGGAGCGCTCGCGGGAGTACGGGCGCCAGGCGCTCCGGCTGGCCATGGACATCGGCCACCCCAACACGACGGCCTTCGCGCTGCTGTACGTGTCGCTGGCGTGCCAACTCCGCCGCGAGCCGCACGAGGCGCTGGAGCTGTGTGACAGGAACATCGCGCTCTCGCGCGAGCACCACTTCCGACTGTGGCTGGGCTGGGCCTCGCTCATCCGGGGGTGGGCGCAGGCGATGATGGGCAGCGCGCGCGAGGGGCTGGCGCTGATGCAGTCGGCCCTGACGCAGTGGCGGCGCTCCGGCTTCGCGGCGGGGCTGCCCCACTTCCTGGGCATGCTGGCCGAAATCCACCTGCTGCTGGGGCAGGCCGAGGAGGCGCTGGACACCGTGCGCGAGGCGCTGGCGCTGGTGGAGTCGACGGAGGAGCGCTCCTACGAAGCGATGCTGCGGGGACTGGAGGCGGAGGCGCTCGGGGGCCTGGGTCGGGACAGGGAGGCGGAAGCGGCCTTCGCCCGGGCGCTGAGCGTGGCGGAGGCGCAGGGGGCTCTGGGCTACGGCAGGTTGGTGCGGGAGGGGCGCATCGGCCACCCGCGGGTGGAGCTGCCAATGCCCTCCACCACGAGGTTGGAGGACTCGGCGCCTGGCTCCTGA
- a CDS encoding Dyp-type peroxidase, which yields MDSPHLDSSRLPSPGRRPSPDARPELDLGDVQGLLLHGYRQMHEIALLFLRIDDAALCRQWLGELAHGAITSADPLEHQRRAREKGQGYSRINVALTPRGLAALGIPDEVLATLPFELREGMARRAREHLRDVEANDPDEWQLGGTKHEDEIHVLLLLYAVDGPRMERLLHDYSMRAAQQGLRGIHVQRGRREHRPGDPPGYFRDHFGFLDGLSQPRIEGFKDPEGHPRDYDRPVKRGEFILGYLNEYAERPLSPCVPARLDPGSTLPDSPGRDGWRDLGHNGSYLVVRKLEQDVGEFERFLEGDAALAPEGTPGNRREWLAAKLVGRWRNGAPLSAKRCPLHRFLPFLFRREKAKPPLVAQSSAKDVDNSFLYARDDPHGYGCPMTAHTRRCNPRDALPPSREVSLEVTRRHRLVRRGFNYDDASGKGLLFLALNASLGRQFEFIQRSWVHFDQLGGVEGAEDPLSGDGGGRLLIPQKPVRQCVADLRRFVTTRGGGYFFMPSMKALRFLAALGAAPPV from the coding sequence GTGGACTCACCCCATCTGGATTCGAGCCGCCTCCCCTCGCCGGGCCGGCGCCCCTCGCCTGACGCACGGCCCGAGCTGGACCTGGGCGACGTGCAGGGCCTGCTGCTGCACGGCTACCGGCAGATGCACGAAATAGCGCTGCTGTTCCTGCGCATCGACGACGCGGCCCTGTGCCGACAGTGGCTCGGAGAGCTGGCGCATGGGGCCATCACCTCCGCGGACCCGCTGGAGCACCAGCGCCGGGCCCGCGAGAAGGGCCAGGGCTACTCGCGCATCAACGTCGCGCTGACACCCCGGGGGCTCGCGGCGCTCGGCATCCCCGACGAGGTGCTGGCCACCCTTCCCTTCGAGCTGCGCGAGGGCATGGCGCGCCGCGCGCGGGAGCACCTGCGCGACGTGGAAGCCAATGACCCGGATGAATGGCAACTGGGCGGCACGAAGCACGAGGACGAAATCCACGTGCTGCTCCTGCTCTACGCGGTGGATGGCCCGCGAATGGAGCGGCTCCTCCATGACTACAGCATGCGCGCGGCCCAGCAGGGCCTGCGGGGGATTCATGTGCAGCGAGGCCGGCGCGAGCACCGCCCTGGGGACCCACCCGGCTACTTCCGGGACCACTTCGGCTTCCTGGACGGACTGTCCCAGCCGCGCATCGAGGGCTTCAAGGACCCCGAAGGGCACCCGCGCGACTACGACCGACCGGTGAAGCGCGGCGAGTTCATCCTCGGCTACCTCAACGAGTACGCGGAGCGTCCGCTGTCGCCCTGCGTGCCGGCACGGCTCGACCCCGGGAGCACGCTGCCTGACAGCCCGGGCCGCGACGGCTGGAGGGACCTGGGCCACAACGGGAGCTATCTCGTGGTGCGCAAGCTGGAGCAGGACGTGGGCGAGTTCGAGCGCTTCCTCGAAGGAGATGCCGCGCTCGCGCCGGAGGGCACGCCGGGAAACAGGCGCGAGTGGCTGGCCGCGAAGCTCGTGGGCCGCTGGCGCAATGGCGCGCCGCTGTCGGCGAAGCGCTGCCCGCTGCACCGCTTCCTGCCCTTCCTGTTCCGCCGGGAGAAGGCGAAGCCGCCGCTCGTGGCCCAGAGCAGCGCGAAGGACGTGGACAACAGCTTCCTCTACGCGCGTGACGACCCGCACGGCTACGGCTGCCCGATGACGGCGCACACGCGGCGCTGCAACCCGCGCGACGCCCTGCCCCCTTCGCGTGAAGTCTCGCTGGAGGTGACGCGACGGCATCGCCTGGTGAGGCGCGGCTTCAACTACGACGACGCGAGCGGCAAGGGGCTGCTCTTCCTCGCGCTCAACGCCAGCCTGGGCCGCCAGTTCGAGTTCATCCAGCGCAGCTGGGTCCACTTCGACCAGCTTGGAGGGGTGGAGGGCGCGGAGGACCCACTGTCCGGAGATGGGGGTGGAAGGCTGCTCATTCCCCAGAAACCCGTACGCCAGTGCGTGGCCGACTTGCGGCGCTTCGTGACCACGCGGGGAGGCGGGTATTTTTTTATGCCGAGCATGAAAGCCTTGAGGTTCCTCGCGGCACTCGGCGCCGCACCTCCGGTGTGA
- a CDS encoding response regulator transcription factor, which produces MAERPTVLVVDDDPHLREIVRFALEQGGFHVDEAADGRAALARVERAVPALIVLDIMMPELDGLAVCREVRRKHELPIVFLSSRDDEVDRILGLELGGDDYLTKPFSPRELVARVKAVLRRARPSPTAPPEPGPPASRMQERGPLRMDAERWRAWWSEREVVLTVTEFQLLATLLRVPGKVFTRDELMTRVYDDVVVSDRTIDSHVRRVRQKFAVAGGEVIETVHGLGYRLALP; this is translated from the coding sequence GTGGCTGAACGTCCCACCGTCCTGGTCGTCGATGATGATCCGCACCTGCGGGAAATCGTCCGCTTCGCGCTGGAGCAGGGCGGCTTCCACGTGGACGAGGCCGCGGACGGCCGCGCCGCGCTCGCACGGGTGGAGCGCGCCGTTCCCGCGCTCATCGTCCTGGACATCATGATGCCGGAGCTGGACGGGCTGGCCGTGTGCCGCGAGGTCCGGCGCAAGCACGAGCTGCCCATCGTCTTCCTCTCGTCGCGCGATGACGAGGTGGACCGCATCCTCGGCCTGGAGCTGGGGGGCGACGACTACCTCACCAAGCCCTTCAGCCCGCGCGAGCTGGTGGCGCGCGTGAAGGCGGTGCTGCGACGCGCCCGCCCCTCCCCCACCGCTCCGCCGGAGCCTGGCCCGCCCGCGTCCCGGATGCAGGAGCGCGGCCCGCTGCGCATGGACGCCGAGCGCTGGCGAGCGTGGTGGAGCGAGCGCGAGGTGGTGCTCACCGTCACCGAGTTCCAGCTGCTCGCCACGCTGCTGCGGGTGCCCGGAAAGGTGTTCACGCGCGACGAATTGATGACGCGCGTCTATGACGATGTGGTGGTGAGCGACCGCACCATCGACAGCCACGTGCGCCGGGTGCGGCAGAAGTTCGCCGTTGCTGGCGGAGAAGTCATCGAGACGGTGCATGGCCTTGGCTATCGGCTCGCCCTCCCCTAG
- a CDS encoding sensor histidine kinase: MALAIGSPSPSHRARPRLWMVFAAVGVAGFVLTLAGLSFVRVYDDQLIRQTESELIAQGAVVAGVYRERLRDAVGVQDYGRERIARWPFPVPDDKRLKPILPSLKASDVSLPPDEAPAASRVPAEPHAREAGAKMGPLLEQVRATTLAGIRVVDTEGVVVGSSSPGLLGTSLANRVEVQRALRGEPTSVLRRRYAEPEDTPMASLSRDTGIRVSVAIPVLAEDRVWGAVVLARTPMTFAKAIYADRWNLTATGLVLMAAVALMSLAAGALVGRPVRALVKQTRAIAASAPSGFEPMARPIVAELAELSEALAGMATALRDRNQYIRSFAANVSHEFKTPLASIQGAVELLRDSADVMSPEQRARFLANVDADARRLTRLVQRLLELARADSMTATPAQSELGPLLESLAARARAEGMTEVHVAPVPVGLKLPLPAEVLDDVLWQLVTNARQHGGEGVRVDLAVEADGAGPVRVVVRDNGRGISEANRARIFDAFFTTARERGGTGLGLTISQSMLRAFGAGLELLPATGAPAPGAAFALVAAPVDSLQRK; the protein is encoded by the coding sequence ATGGCCTTGGCTATCGGCTCGCCCTCCCCTAGCCACCGGGCGCGACCGCGCCTGTGGATGGTCTTCGCCGCGGTGGGCGTGGCGGGCTTCGTGCTCACGCTCGCGGGCCTGTCCTTCGTGCGCGTCTATGACGACCAGCTCATCCGGCAGACGGAGTCGGAGCTCATCGCCCAGGGCGCGGTGGTGGCCGGCGTCTACCGTGAGCGGCTGCGCGACGCGGTGGGCGTCCAGGACTACGGCCGGGAGCGCATCGCCCGCTGGCCCTTCCCCGTCCCCGACGACAAGCGGCTCAAGCCCATCCTCCCTTCGCTCAAGGCGTCGGACGTGTCGTTGCCACCCGACGAGGCGCCGGCCGCCTCGCGCGTGCCCGCGGAGCCCCATGCCCGGGAGGCCGGCGCGAAGATGGGCCCGCTGCTCGAACAGGTGCGGGCCACCACCCTGGCCGGCATCCGCGTGGTGGACACCGAGGGCGTGGTGGTGGGCAGCAGCAGCCCGGGCCTGCTCGGCACTTCGCTGGCGAACCGCGTGGAGGTACAGCGGGCCCTGCGCGGCGAGCCCACCAGCGTGCTGCGCCGCCGCTACGCCGAGCCCGAGGACACGCCCATGGCTTCGCTCAGCCGGGACACGGGCATCCGCGTCTCGGTGGCCATCCCCGTGCTGGCGGAGGACCGCGTCTGGGGCGCGGTGGTGCTGGCGCGCACGCCGATGACGTTCGCCAAGGCCATCTACGCGGACCGGTGGAACCTGACGGCCACCGGCCTGGTGCTGATGGCGGCGGTGGCGCTGATGTCGCTGGCCGCGGGCGCGCTGGTGGGCCGTCCGGTGCGGGCGCTGGTGAAGCAGACGCGCGCCATCGCCGCGAGCGCGCCCTCGGGCTTCGAGCCGATGGCGCGCCCCATCGTCGCGGAGCTGGCCGAGCTGTCCGAGGCGCTCGCGGGCATGGCCACCGCGCTGCGCGACAGGAACCAGTACATCCGCTCGTTCGCGGCCAACGTGTCGCACGAGTTCAAGACCCCGCTGGCCTCCATCCAGGGCGCGGTGGAGCTGCTGCGGGACAGCGCGGACGTCATGTCGCCGGAGCAGCGGGCGCGCTTCCTCGCCAACGTCGACGCGGATGCGCGGCGCCTCACGCGACTGGTGCAGCGGCTGCTGGAGCTGGCGCGCGCGGACTCGATGACAGCCACGCCCGCGCAGTCGGAGCTGGGCCCGCTGCTGGAGTCGCTCGCCGCCCGCGCCCGCGCGGAGGGCATGACGGAGGTGCACGTGGCGCCGGTGCCCGTCGGGCTGAAGCTGCCGCTACCGGCGGAGGTGCTGGACGACGTGCTCTGGCAGCTCGTCACCAACGCGCGCCAGCACGGCGGTGAGGGCGTGCGCGTGGACCTGGCGGTGGAGGCGGACGGCGCTGGCCCGGTGCGCGTGGTGGTGCGGGACAACGGGCGCGGCATCTCCGAGGCCAACCGGGCGCGCATCTTCGACGCCTTCTTCACCACCGCGCGCGAGCGGGGTGGCACCGGACTGGGACTCACCATCTCCCAGTCCATGCTGCGGGCCTTCGGCGCCGGGCTGGAGCTGCTGCCCGCGACAGGGGCCCCGGCCCCGGGCGCCGCCTTCGCCCTGGTGGCGGCGCCCGTGGACTCGCTTCAGCGGAAGTAG